CAACACTAAGGGTTCTACCTTGTCCAGCATAGTTAGAACTATCATCAAAGGGAGCAAAATATTGAGCGAAGACTGGGAAATATTGCTCATTGAACAAGTTCTGAACCCCAATCAGCAATTCACCTGAACCAAGTTGAATGCTGCTGATGTAGTCTACTGTCACATAGCTTTCAATCGGTGCCCCATCCACATCATCTTCAAACGCGCGATCACGATCGCCTGAATACAGCAACTGTAACCGATTGCGCCAACCTGGTAACGTTTCATGCTCTACGTAAGCCGTCAGCTTCAAGGGTGGGATGGTAATGCTGTTCAAAGCAATGTAATCGCCGTCCCGCTCTTCATCATTCTCTCCCTCTAACCAAGTAGCTGTGCCGCCGAGTTGCCAACGTTCTCCCGGTTGCCAATCTAGGGAGGCTTCAATGCCGTAAACTCGTTGAGGAGCGCGGATAGTTCTCAGTGGTCCACCTGGAATTGCCTCAAAGCCTAGCCCCAAGTCAGAGTAGTTGAAAAACCCAGCTAGAGATACTTGTACTGAGTTCCAGTTTCCCCGCATCCCGATTTCATAATTATCGACTTTTTGCGGTGCAGTCAGGTCAATAGAAGAGCCGACGGCAAAGCCTTGAGATGCTTGTCTCAGAACACGACCAATATCAGGGAACGAAAAACCTTGAGAAAAGCTGGTAAACAGACTGAGTTCATCCGTGACGTTGTAAATCACACCAGCATTAAATACAAAGTCGTCAGCGTTGATGCTGCCGCCTGCAATATTGTTACCACTAAAAGTGGTGTAGTCGTCTGTGCTGATATCAAGGTTGACATAACGCGCTCCTCCACTGAAAGTTAGGCGATCGCTAATCTCCCATTGCAACTGGGCAAACACACCCAGATCGTCGAATTCATAAGCCGGAACGAACGTCATCTCGTTAATTTTCCGGTAAATCCGACCGCCACTCGCATCGAATTCATTGGGGTCAAAAATATTAAAGTTCTGAGAGCTATTCTCGGTTACGTAGTCAACCCCCCACAGCAAGCTCACAGTCTCTTGCGCGTTGAAGGGCGTTTCAATCTGGAGTCGCCCCCCCAATTGTTCTGATTCTCCGGGTGATTGGGATATAAAACCAAAAATGGTGTCTCGCAAATCAGAGGGAATTCCACCGCCAAAGGAATAATTACGATAGAACAATTGACCCTGAAGCCGACTGCCCCAAAGGTTTTCATGGGTGTAGCTCAGTGTAGTGTTTGTGGTGGTGAGGAAAGCTGCATCTTCACCCCCGATGACAGTTGTTCCTTCAGGAATCCTGATGGCACGAGCTTTCTGAATGCCGGGAATATCGAAAACGCTGGGCTCGGAAATAAAAGCAGTGTCTTGGTACTGGTCAAAGTGATTGAATGTTAGTTGCAGGCGTTGTTGGTCATCTAAATTCACGCCGAATTTGAGCAATCCATTTAATTGAGTCAGATCGGCGTTGACTAAATCGCTAGGAATGCGATCGCCCTCAGCATCAAAAAAGCCACCCGTAGTTGCGATTGAGAAGCTGGCAGTGTAGTCAAATTGATCTTCTGTGCCAGAAATGGAGTGCTGGAGGTTGTAGCCAAAACTATCGGCTGCATTCGTTAAGGAGTTATTCAGTCCTATCTCGGTCGTAGAAGTCAGCCTCTCCTCACTCGGTCTGCGGGTAATGATGTTAATCAGACCACCTGTTGCCTGAGCGCCATAAATCGCGTTGGGACCTCGGACCACTTCAATTCGTTCAATCGCCTCTGGATCAATGGTTGTTAGCTGTGCCGGAATTGATCCCAAGTTCGTGTTTTGGGGGATACCGTCAATCAAGACGGAAATGCTGCGCCCCCGCAAAGTTTGCCCAAAGGTATTAGTGCGATTCGTAGGAGGACCAAAGCCAGGAACAGTCCTGGCAAGAATATCATTTAAGTTCCTAGTAAAGCGTGTTTGTTCTTCAATTTGCTCTCGCGTAATTACTGTGACCGAGCGTGGCACATTTGTTAATTCTTCTTCCGTGCGCGTAGCGGTCACTACCAGTTCTATTTCCTCCTGCTGCTCAGCCTCTGTTTCCTCTGGTTCAGACTCAAGCTGTGTTTCTGGCTTTTCCGCTGTGCTTGGGGCGGGTGTCACACTAAACATCAGTCCCGTCTCACTCTCCAAGACTTGAACCTGTGGCAACCCGGCCTTACCCGTCAATTTGACCTGAATACTATTAGCACTCAAATTTGTGACCGTTAAAGCAGCAATGCCAGCCGCAGGATTGTTTTGGCGAAACTCATTGCCTGAAGGTAACTGTAACTGAGCGTTACTCACGTTCAGAATCAAAGTTTCACCAGCTCTGGAAGTGAAAACTTGAGGCGAAGTGCCATCTGCTGTTTGTAAAATCACTTGCAAACCGCTGGGTGTGGGTTTGAGTTCCACTCCCGTTACTCGAACTACCTGCGCCCAAGCAGGCTGGATCACTACTACTGATATGGCTCCAGCCAGCCAGAAGCTATTGAGGAATTGCTGTTGTTTCCACATAGTCTCCACACACCAAACACAATCAATCGCACTTGACAGCAGGCTCTCGCACGGCACAGAAACGTGCCTGCTTTGCATTACTGCTCATCAGTATTAAGAAAACTTCTCAAGTAAGCTATGTCAAAGACTAAATAATTTTGATCCTTGTCTTGTCTTCCAGACGGAATTATTTGGTCTTCTAAACGGAATTATTTTGCTGCCGTCAAAGGTGTGGGGATTATACCTTTAAGCAGGCAAGCACTGGGGGTAATGCCAAATTTCTTACTAAAAGCAGCAGTAAAAGAACTCCGACTGGTATAGCCGACTGTATGTGCTACTGCCTCTACTTTCATTTTTCGCTCTAGCAGCAATTGTCGTGCCTGCTGCATTCGATACTCGTGTAAATACCCAAACACAGTAGTGCCAAAGATCTGACGAAAACCTTTTTTGAGCATACAGTCATTCAAACCGACCTGCCGAGCTAAGGCTACTAGTGACGGTGGGTTATTAGAGTTGCAGAGTAAAATGTCTTTGGCATGGTGGATGCGCTCAATATCATCAGAACGGAGTCTGACGGATTGCTTCTGCGTCTGGTTATCCTCGATGGCTTGTTCTAGCCGTAGCGCAATAAGTTCCAAGACTTTGCTTTCGAGATATATTTGTTTGGTCAAACCTTTATAGGGGCAATTGAGAATTTGCTGTAGGGCGAGATGCATCGCGGGAGTTATTGTACCAATTTGGTAATAAAGCTGCTCATTGGCTTGCTCAAAAATCCGCCTCAGTTCTGGGGGGAGCAGTGCAAATTGATTACCATAAAATGTGATGAGGAAATCGGGTTCTACGTGAATATCTACTTTCAGGACTCGCTGTTCAGTTACCCATTCTGAAATTATCGCTTCTTCATCTGAGTCGAAACCTAGGTCTAATACTAGGAAATTTTGACCTGGACTGAGTTGATCGTCCTTGCGGCTACCGGAAATATGAAAGCCGAATTCCAAGGTAAGCGAAGACGGACAAGGTTGTATTTCCTCAATCAGACTATCGTGGAGTTCATAATCTCGAATCAGTATATCGAATTCGGGACGCAGCTGAATATGCCGCTTATATCCTTTGCTAAGCTGCTTGGAGTCTTTTAGGGTAATCTCAAAGCTATCTAAGTAAGAAGAAATTTCACTTTCTGGCTTGGTCTGGCTATACGGCGGATTAAATTTTGCGTTTGAGATCATCAGTGCCATATTTATCTTTAGTTTGGCTAGGTCAATTTACTGAGCGCCAAAACAGTCTCTATCAAGGAATAAATGATAACTTGTTTCGTTAACTCAAAAGTATATATGAAAATTTAGTTGTTTATCGCTAAGACTCTATGACAAAAAAGTTACTAAGAAGCAAAGCGATCGCCGTACTCTCAGCCTGCAGTTGCCCTAAATTCATGAGAAGAATATTTAATAAACTTGTTGTTAGCTGGCTGGGCTATCGGTGGGGGCGCAGCCCTAATGTTATCTGTGAGTAATCAAGCTCAGAATACCGCAAGCTTACTTAAAACTTTGATGTTAGGTTTATGCCATTCATTTAACTTTATAGGATTTATACAAGTTAAACTTTGGTTTATGTGTAATGAGTTGGATTACTCCATGTTATGCTTTTAGAGTTATAGTTATGGTGTTCATCCATATCACCTAAAACCTTGATTCGATGGCGATTAAACGAAGTTATGGCTAGACACCGAGTTCTTGCCAAAGATCTTGCAGACTTTATCGGAGTTAGCAGAAATGCAATGTCTGCTCTGAAAAAGTCTGAGAGTATACCGCGTGTTGATGGTGAAAGACTAGAACAGCTTTGTATTGGAATCACAAAGCTATCAAAGATTGGTGAAAAGGTGACACCCTATGACTTGATTGAATATATTGAAGACGAGACATGAAAATCAAGCCACTCAAGAGAAAAAAACAGAAAAATCTGAGAAGATGGCTTACTGTT
This window of the Chroococcidiopsis sp. CCMEE 29 genome carries:
- a CDS encoding helix-turn-helix domain-containing protein, with product MIRWRLNEVMARHRVLAKDLADFIGVSRNAMSALKKSESIPRVDGERLEQLCIGITKLSKIGEKVTPYDLIEYIEDET
- a CDS encoding TonB-dependent receptor, with the translated sequence MWKQQQFLNSFWLAGAISVVVIQPAWAQVVRVTGVELKPTPSGLQVILQTADGTSPQVFTSRAGETLILNVSNAQLQLPSGNEFRQNNPAAGIAALTVTNLSANSIQVKLTGKAGLPQVQVLESETGLMFSVTPAPSTAEKPETQLESEPEETEAEQQEEIELVVTATRTEEELTNVPRSVTVITREQIEEQTRFTRNLNDILARTVPGFGPPTNRTNTFGQTLRGRSISVLIDGIPQNTNLGSIPAQLTTIDPEAIERIEVVRGPNAIYGAQATGGLINIITRRPSEERLTSTTEIGLNNSLTNAADSFGYNLQHSISGTEDQFDYTASFSIATTGGFFDAEGDRIPSDLVNADLTQLNGLLKFGVNLDDQQRLQLTFNHFDQYQDTAFISEPSVFDIPGIQKARAIRIPEGTTVIGGEDAAFLTTTNTTLSYTHENLWGSRLQGQLFYRNYSFGGGIPSDLRDTIFGFISQSPGESEQLGGRLQIETPFNAQETVSLLWGVDYVTENSSQNFNIFDPNEFDASGGRIYRKINEMTFVPAYEFDDLGVFAQLQWEISDRLTFSGGARYVNLDISTDDYTTFSGNNIAGGSINADDFVFNAGVIYNVTDELSLFTSFSQGFSFPDIGRVLRQASQGFAVGSSIDLTAPQKVDNYEIGMRGNWNSVQVSLAGFFNYSDLGLGFEAIPGGPLRTIRAPQRVYGIEASLDWQPGERWQLGGTATWLEGENDEERDGDYIALNSITIPPLKLTAYVEHETLPGWRNRLQLLYSGDRDRAFEDDVDGAPIESYVTVDYISSIQLGSGELLIGVQNLFNEQYFPVFAQYFAPFDDSSNYAGQGRTLSVGYRITW
- a CDS encoding AraC family transcriptional regulator, giving the protein MALMISNAKFNPPYSQTKPESEISSYLDSFEITLKDSKQLSKGYKRHIQLRPEFDILIRDYELHDSLIEEIQPCPSSLTLEFGFHISGSRKDDQLSPGQNFLVLDLGFDSDEEAIISEWVTEQRVLKVDIHVEPDFLITFYGNQFALLPPELRRIFEQANEQLYYQIGTITPAMHLALQQILNCPYKGLTKQIYLESKVLELIALRLEQAIEDNQTQKQSVRLRSDDIERIHHAKDILLCNSNNPPSLVALARQVGLNDCMLKKGFRQIFGTTVFGYLHEYRMQQARQLLLERKMKVEAVAHTVGYTSRSSFTAAFSKKFGITPSACLLKGIIPTPLTAAK